In a single window of the Spirochaetota bacterium genome:
- the hcp gene encoding hydroxylamine reductase, which yields MFCYQCQETAKNRGCSVKGACGKTDETANLQDLLIFVLKGISIFGEEAKKQGIEDPKLGLFISQALFTTITNVNFDSDRIISLIQEGLKIKEILKKEYEKALPRDLHESALWFSDDFAEFHRKAAEVGIHSTENEDVRSLRELLIYGLKGIAAYAHHAEVLGYRNQDIYDFQIDGLASTTKDLTQEEMVNLVLKAGKIAVETMTLLDEANTRTYGNPEITEVDIGVKDNPGILISGHDLKDLEELLEQTKGTGVDVYTHGEMLPANYYPAFKRYKNLIGNYGGSWWRQKEEFESFNGPILFTTNCLVPPRDSYKDRVFTTDVVGYPGIKHIPDRTDEGSKDFSEIIEMAKKCRPPVEIESGKIVGGFAHDQIITLADKVIDAIKSGAIKRFVVMAGCDGRHKERDYFTEVAQGLPEDAVILTAGCAKYRYNKLNLGEIDGIPRVLDAGQCNDSYSLAVVALKLKEIFQLEDINELPISYDIAWYEQKAVAVLLALLYLGIKGIRLGPSLPAFLSTNVVKVLIENFDIKPIGRVKADINSIMAGK from the coding sequence ATGTTTTGTTATCAATGCCAGGAAACAGCTAAGAATAGAGGCTGTTCAGTTAAAGGAGCCTGTGGGAAAACGGATGAAACTGCCAATCTGCAGGATTTGCTGATCTTTGTCTTAAAGGGAATATCAATCTTTGGAGAGGAAGCCAAGAAACAGGGTATAGAGGACCCAAAGTTAGGATTATTTATTTCTCAGGCCCTCTTTACTACTATTACGAATGTAAATTTTGATAGTGATAGAATAATTTCACTTATTCAAGAAGGTCTAAAAATAAAGGAAATATTGAAAAAAGAATATGAAAAAGCTCTACCAAGGGATTTGCATGAATCAGCGCTCTGGTTTTCAGACGATTTCGCTGAATTTCACAGGAAGGCAGCAGAGGTTGGTATTCATTCTACTGAGAATGAAGATGTACGCTCACTCAGGGAACTATTGATTTATGGATTAAAGGGAATCGCTGCTTATGCTCATCACGCTGAGGTTTTAGGTTATCGCAATCAGGATATCTATGATTTTCAGATAGATGGTCTAGCATCCACTACTAAAGATCTAACACAGGAAGAGATGGTGAATCTTGTGCTAAAAGCCGGTAAAATTGCTGTTGAGACAATGACATTGCTTGATGAAGCTAACACTCGGACTTATGGCAATCCTGAAATAACTGAGGTGGATATTGGCGTAAAAGATAATCCTGGGATACTAATCAGTGGTCATGATCTGAAGGACTTGGAAGAGCTTTTGGAACAGACCAAAGGGACGGGTGTGGATGTATATACTCATGGCGAGATGCTACCAGCGAATTATTATCCAGCCTTTAAAAGATATAAGAATCTCATCGGCAACTACGGGGGATCGTGGTGGAGGCAGAAGGAGGAGTTTGAATCCTTCAATGGGCCAATTCTATTTACAACTAACTGCCTAGTGCCGCCAAGGGACTCCTATAAGGATCGAGTGTTCACAACCGATGTGGTTGGCTACCCGGGGATAAAGCATATACCAGATAGAACAGATGAAGGGAGTAAGGATTTTTCGGAGATTATTGAGATGGCAAAAAAATGTCGTCCCCCTGTGGAAATCGAGTCTGGGAAGATAGTAGGGGGATTTGCTCACGATCAGATTATTACGCTTGCAGATAAAGTAATAGATGCCATTAAATCGGGCGCTATCAAGCGCTTTGTTGTTATGGCCGGTTGTGATGGGCGTCATAAAGAGAGAGATTATTTTACTGAAGTTGCACAAGGGCTTCCTGAGGATGCAGTAATACTAACAGCAGGCTGCGCTAAGTATAGATACAACAAACTCAATCTTGGCGAAATAGATGGCATCCCTAGGGTGCTGGATGCGGGTCAGTGCAATGATTCTTACTCCCTTGCTGTAGTAGCCCTGAAATTGAAGGAAATATTCCAACTGGAAGACATAAATGAGCTTCCAATATCATACGACATCGCATGGTATGAGCAGAAGGCTGTTGCTGTTCTCCTGGCGCTCCTTTACCTTGGCATTAAGGGGATTCGCCTGGGGCCTAGCCTTCCAGCATTTTTATCGACAAATGTTGTCAAGGTGCTTATAGAAAATTTTGATATCAAACCAATTGGCAGAGTAAAAGCAGATATAAACAGCATTATGGCAGGGAAGTGA
- a CDS encoding GGDEF domain-containing protein, with translation MIDLNNYLTRYSKYLMISVLFVLSVLVGIVRLLTGPEWELTLFYIFPIYIATWYIGKSAGIFISIISAMSWLLADFIMISSFSNALVPSLNQTFRLIVFLIITLGLSKLKSSLDRQRELAMTDSLTGIANRRSFLKSANMEILRSNRLKRPFSVAYMDIDDFKNVNDTLGHSKGDALLYSVANTLSSNTRAIDVVARLGGDEFIILLPETGSKSAREVALKLQANLMEIVKEGGWSVTFSFGVVTFKCPPKGIDEMIKEADTLMYSAKQDGKNMIKYKIKNNYNKGSVGVA, from the coding sequence ATGATAGATTTAAACAATTACTTAACTAGATATTCCAAATACCTCATGATTTCAGTACTCTTTGTATTGAGCGTATTGGTAGGGATTGTACGTTTACTCACTGGACCAGAATGGGAATTGACCCTCTTTTACATTTTTCCAATTTATATTGCTACATGGTATATTGGGAAATCGGCAGGGATCTTTATTTCAATTATTAGCGCCATGTCCTGGCTTTTAGCTGATTTTATAATGATAAGTTCTTTTTCCAATGCCTTGGTGCCTTCTTTGAATCAAACATTCAGGTTGATCGTTTTTTTAATCATTACCCTTGGCTTGTCGAAATTGAAGAGTTCATTAGATCGACAGCGAGAGCTTGCCATGACTGATTCATTAACCGGGATAGCTAATAGGCGATCCTTTCTGAAATCCGCAAACATGGAGATTCTTAGGTCGAACAGGCTTAAGCGGCCCTTCTCAGTTGCATATATGGATATTGATGATTTTAAGAATGTTAATGATACATTAGGACATAGCAAGGGCGATGCGCTCCTCTATTCAGTGGCCAACACTTTAAGTAGTAATACCCGAGCAATTGATGTAGTAGCGCGATTAGGGGGCGATGAATTTATTATACTGTTACCTGAAACTGGATCTAAATCAGCGCGTGAAGTAGCACTCAAGCTTCAGGCAAATCTTATGGAGATTGTAAAGGAAGGTGGTTGGTCAGTGACCTTCAGTTTTGGTGTGGTAACTTTTAAGTGCCCACCAAAGGGTATTGATGAGATGATAAAAGAGGCAGACACCCTCATGTATTCTGCAAAGCAGGACGGCAAGAACATGATTAAATATAAAATAAAGAATAATTATAATAAGGGTTCTGTCGGTGTTGCTTAA
- the thyX gene encoding FAD-dependent thymidylate synthase — protein MEITQPDVKLLAVTQDGEKLIEEAGRTCYLSIDRITENSEKQFIRNCIKSGHHSILEHASATFRIKGASRAFTHQLVRHRLASFSQQSQRYVNESEFNYILPPNILKNSKAHGIFKDFIESSRRVYKELREMGIKKEDARFVLPNALESQIIFTANFRELRHIFSLRLKKNAQWEIRRVCVEMLKIMQGVAPSVFEDYILDESNCTARSKLEQTNGVEGKE, from the coding sequence ATGGAAATCACACAACCCGATGTCAAGCTCCTTGCAGTAACACAGGATGGAGAGAAGTTAATTGAGGAGGCAGGACGGACCTGTTATCTATCTATAGACAGGATTACAGAGAATAGCGAGAAACAATTTATTAGAAACTGTATTAAAAGCGGCCATCATTCTATTTTAGAACATGCAAGCGCAACATTCAGGATAAAGGGGGCTTCCAGAGCCTTTACTCATCAACTTGTCAGGCATAGGCTGGCAAGCTTTTCACAACAGTCTCAAAGATACGTAAATGAATCAGAATTCAATTATATCCTTCCGCCAAATATCCTTAAAAACAGCAAGGCCCATGGCATTTTCAAGGATTTTATTGAAAGCTCTAGAAGGGTATACAAGGAACTCCGTGAAATGGGAATAAAGAAGGAGGACGCCAGGTTTGTCCTTCCCAATGCTCTAGAAAGCCAGATTATTTTTACCGCAAATTTTCGGGAATTACGCCATATCTTTTCACTTAGGCTTAAAAAAAATGCCCAGTGGGAAATCAGGAGGGTTTGTGTTGAAATGCTGAAAATCATGCAAGGTGTGGCTCCATCTGTTTTTGAGGATTATATATTGGATGAAAGCAACTGTACAGCAAGATCAAAATTAGAGCAGACAAACGGTGTTGAGGGTAAGGAATAG
- a CDS encoding O-acetylhomoserine aminocarboxypropyltransferase/cysteine synthase family protein → MHQKDYGIETKAIHAGQKPDPSTRSRAVPIYQTTSFVFEDSQDAADLFSMQKFGNIYTRLMNPTTEVWESRISVIEGGTAALGTSSGMAAIFLAIHTIARCGDHIVSSASLYGGTETCFRYTLPRIGIETTFLNEPTPEEVEKAICDNTKAVFLETIGNPSGDVADIEGVAEVAHSYGIPVIIDNTFAPILCKPIQHGADIVIHSCTKWIGGHGTSIGGIIIDGGKFDWGNGRFPEFTELDESYEGLSYWNRFSDYPDMGNIAFIIKARVQGMRNIGMCPSPFNSFLFLQGLETLPLRITKHCKNAMELAQFLKSNDRVEWVNYTGLPEHPAYNKAKKYLKGGFGSVLGFGIKGGIEAAVKFIDSVKLASHLANVGDAKTLVLHPASTSHQQMSVEAQWAAGVTPELIRVSVGIESIRDIINDFKQALEKIK, encoded by the coding sequence ATGCATCAAAAGGATTATGGAATTGAAACAAAGGCTATTCATGCTGGTCAAAAGCCTGATCCATCAACACGTTCGCGGGCAGTTCCGATATACCAGACAACAAGCTTTGTTTTTGAGGATAGTCAGGATGCTGCTGATTTGTTTAGTATGCAAAAGTTCGGGAATATCTATACACGATTGATGAATCCCACAACCGAAGTATGGGAATCAAGAATTTCAGTAATTGAAGGAGGAACTGCCGCTCTTGGAACCTCAAGTGGTATGGCTGCAATATTTCTTGCTATTCATACCATTGCAAGATGCGGGGATCATATCGTATCTTCAGCATCATTATATGGTGGCACTGAAACCTGCTTTAGGTATACATTGCCAAGAATTGGTATTGAAACAACATTTCTTAATGAGCCTACTCCTGAGGAGGTAGAGAAGGCAATATGTGATAATACCAAAGCTGTGTTTCTTGAAACCATTGGAAATCCAAGCGGTGATGTGGCAGATATAGAGGGTGTAGCTGAGGTAGCGCATAGTTATGGGATTCCTGTCATCATAGATAATACATTTGCTCCTATACTCTGCAAGCCTATTCAACATGGAGCAGATATTGTTATTCATTCATGCACAAAATGGATAGGAGGACATGGCACCTCAATTGGAGGGATAATTATAGATGGAGGTAAATTTGACTGGGGTAATGGAAGGTTTCCTGAGTTTACTGAGCTTGATGAAAGCTATGAGGGACTCTCATATTGGAATAGGTTTTCAGATTATCCAGATATGGGCAACATTGCTTTTATCATTAAGGCGCGAGTGCAGGGGATGCGTAATATCGGGATGTGTCCCAGTCCATTTAATTCTTTCCTGTTTCTACAGGGATTGGAGACGCTTCCCTTGCGTATCACAAAGCACTGTAAGAATGCGATGGAATTGGCCCAATTTTTAAAATCCAATGATAGAGTAGAATGGGTAAACTATACGGGTTTACCTGAGCATCCGGCGTATAATAAGGCAAAGAAGTACCTAAAGGGAGGATTTGGATCGGTTTTAGGCTTCGGTATAAAGGGTGGGATTGAGGCTGCGGTAAAATTTATTGATTCAGTTAAGCTTGCAAGCCATTTGGCAAATGTGGGCGATGCTAAGACCTTGGTATTGCATCCCGCTTCAACGAGTCATCAACAGATGAGTGTGGAAGCCCAGTGGGCTGCTGGTGTGACCCCTGAATTAATCAGGGTATCTGTAGGGATTGAGTCTATTAGAGACATTATAAATGATTTCAAGCAGGCGCTTGAGAAGATAAAATAA
- a CDS encoding mechanosensitive ion channel family protein — MIYFRIIIFISLLLGNLSFTFAVDTNAINTTQEQDSNNDKIIVILPFYNYSDSDLKYISTYIPELISGHISDYIGFKVLDSRLLDREIKRRGMTPEMLYDKHVALRFFEDINADIGLYGRYIIHGTSMRIEYKVAVFGVENVDRDYAFDGEMNEYLLNTLDKFSQSSTDWLVKNVLSKYSLNLEKREKTRSKKYLDRIKESMIGRFIRNKWIFAILMIFFFYFLSKLTSLLIKRFFPRIIELANGSIDESIIRKFRRTLKWIIILIGIRLSLILLDISPNIYSTLNAIIVAFIIALVIYEIILVIEGLALFMGKDVADKINPRVNRDLMPLFVSLIKISVVIIGTIIILSKFDIDVGPFIASIGIMGIAVGFAVRDSLADFIGGIFLALDHSIAAGDMVTIDDDTGIIQEVGLRNTKLLTFDNEMIIIPNGDLSNTKFKNFVLPDPAFRIVVNFSVAYGADVDRVEEVVLNALKGIEDLSDDPAPQCLFIEMGDFSLNFQAKFWIPDYNNKLFKKMEATKAIYKALNESNIAIPFPTQTLYIKNDQE; from the coding sequence ATGATCTATTTTCGTATAATAATATTTATTTCCCTGTTGCTGGGGAATTTATCCTTCACATTCGCTGTTGACACAAACGCTATAAATACTACCCAAGAACAGGATAGTAATAACGATAAGATCATTGTTATACTCCCATTTTATAATTATTCTGATTCAGATCTCAAGTATATTTCAACATATATTCCAGAGCTGATCTCTGGGCATATATCCGATTATATTGGATTTAAAGTTTTAGATTCAAGATTGCTGGATAGGGAGATCAAGCGTAGAGGAATGACCCCGGAGATGTTGTATGATAAGCATGTGGCCTTGAGATTTTTTGAGGATATCAATGCTGATATCGGTCTTTATGGCAGGTATATTATTCATGGGACTAGTATGAGGATCGAGTATAAGGTCGCAGTTTTTGGTGTTGAGAATGTTGATAGAGATTATGCCTTTGATGGGGAGATGAATGAGTATTTGCTTAACACCCTGGATAAATTTTCGCAAAGTAGCACAGATTGGTTGGTGAAAAATGTTTTATCTAAGTACAGCTTGAATTTAGAGAAGAGGGAGAAGACCCGTTCCAAGAAATATCTTGATAGAATTAAAGAGTCTATGATTGGCAGATTTATACGCAATAAATGGATTTTTGCTATTTTAATGATTTTCTTTTTTTATTTTCTCTCCAAGCTGACTTCTTTACTTATAAAGCGGTTTTTCCCGAGGATAATTGAATTGGCAAATGGATCGATTGATGAGAGTATAATTCGAAAGTTTAGAAGAACATTAAAGTGGATTATTATACTAATTGGTATAAGGTTATCACTTATTTTATTGGATATCTCTCCCAATATATATAGTACACTAAACGCTATAATAGTTGCTTTCATAATTGCATTAGTTATTTATGAAATAATATTAGTTATAGAGGGTTTGGCGCTTTTTATGGGGAAGGATGTTGCGGATAAAATAAATCCCCGGGTTAATAGGGATTTGATGCCGCTTTTTGTGAGTTTAATTAAGATTTCAGTTGTTATAATAGGTACGATTATAATTTTGTCAAAGTTTGATATTGATGTTGGTCCCTTTATAGCATCCATTGGGATAATGGGTATAGCCGTCGGTTTTGCAGTGAGGGATAGTCTTGCAGATTTTATTGGAGGAATTTTTCTTGCCCTTGATCATTCAATTGCAGCGGGTGATATGGTGACAATTGATGATGATACGGGTATAATTCAAGAGGTGGGATTAAGGAATACAAAGCTATTAACCTTTGATAATGAGATGATAATCATCCCCAATGGCGATCTCTCTAATACGAAGTTTAAAAATTTTGTCCTGCCAGATCCCGCTTTTAGAATAGTTGTTAATTTTAGTGTGGCCTATGGAGCGGATGTCGATAGAGTAGAGGAGGTTGTTTTGAATGCATTGAAGGGAATTGAAGATTTATCTGATGATCCAGCTCCACAGTGTTTGTTTATAGAAATGGGTGATTTTTCGCTAAATTTCCAGGCTAAGTTCTGGATACCCGATTACAATAATAAGCTATTTAAGAAGATGGAGGCCACAAAGGCGATCTATAAGGCATTGAATGAATCGAATATCGCCATTCCATTCCCAACTCAGACACTCTACATAAAAAATGATCAGGAGTAA
- a CDS encoding Crp/Fnr family transcriptional regulator, translated as MKKTEFFRDISLSARGEIAKQGSIISISRNEILFLEEDVGSTFYILAEGSVKLYKAAPDGREITIRLVKPNEVFAETILFENNCYPVSAVAVTDASLFAIQRFSFYVLLDQSDFRNEFIAILMKRMRYLTNRILYLTSYDVEERFFMFLVDRYGKKDSYDIKLSKKDIASVIGTIPETFSRLILRLKKRGVLEWEGSTLNILNSYWEDLYLGE; from the coding sequence TTGAAAAAAACCGAATTCTTCAGAGATATCAGCCTTTCTGCCAGAGGAGAAATAGCCAAACAGGGCTCAATTATTTCAATCTCCCGTAATGAGATACTCTTCTTAGAAGAGGATGTCGGTTCTACCTTTTATATTCTTGCTGAAGGGAGTGTGAAGCTTTATAAAGCCGCGCCAGATGGGAGGGAAATAACCATTAGACTCGTGAAGCCTAATGAAGTATTCGCTGAAACGATACTCTTTGAAAATAATTGCTATCCTGTTAGCGCAGTGGCTGTTACAGATGCTTCTCTCTTTGCCATCCAGCGTTTTTCATTTTACGTCTTATTAGACCAATCTGACTTCCGTAATGAGTTTATTGCAATATTAATGAAGAGAATGCGCTATCTTACTAACAGAATCCTTTATCTAACCTCTTATGATGTTGAGGAACGCTTTTTTATGTTTCTTGTCGATCGTTACGGAAAAAAGGACTCCTATGATATTAAGCTGTCCAAAAAGGATATAGCCTCTGTAATAGGAACCATCCCTGAAACATTTTCCAGACTTATTCTTCGTTTAAAAAAGAGGGGAGTTCTGGAGTGGGAGGGCTCAACATTAAATATCCTGAATAGTTACTGGGAGGATCTCTATCTTGGTGAGTAG
- a CDS encoding MBL fold metallo-hydrolase, whose translation MVSLLYTILIVLLVLLACIILFLFLKVIQLMIGRRRVSIELDGKRYESFPSPGFVKSLSILPVIDYYSSNRELKTEAGVSYLIKADDTSIMMDVGYNARREHPSALLHNMRVLGKNISDIDMIFISHIHLDHVGGMREQREKTFSLSQGSVDIGSIPVYAPGRLNPSRWNPDPLVEEIREPRIIMPGIASIGIIQRFLFMAGYIEEQSLAINVKGKGVVLIIGCGHQTIERIIERTRMLFTEPIYAIIGGLHLPVNGGRIMIGPLNLQGIVGSDRTPFRGVNEKDVARAIEVIKREDVRLVSLSPHDSSDWSIDRFKDAFKERYIHLRIGEEIGI comes from the coding sequence ATGGTTAGTTTACTATACACTATATTAATTGTCCTATTGGTTTTACTTGCCTGTATTATTTTGTTTTTATTTCTAAAGGTTATCCAATTAATGATCGGAAGGAGGAGGGTATCTATTGAGCTGGATGGGAAGCGTTATGAATCCTTTCCATCTCCTGGTTTTGTTAAGTCATTATCAATTCTACCAGTGATTGATTATTATTCCTCCAATAGGGAGCTTAAGACAGAGGCAGGTGTTTCATATCTTATCAAGGCCGATGATACATCAATAATGATGGATGTGGGATACAATGCTCGTAGGGAGCATCCTTCAGCCCTTCTTCATAATATGAGGGTGCTTGGCAAAAATATTAGTGATATTGACATGATCTTTATTAGCCACATCCATCTAGATCACGTTGGTGGGATGAGGGAACAGAGGGAGAAGACATTCAGCTTATCTCAGGGTAGTGTTGATATTGGGAGTATCCCTGTCTATGCTCCAGGTAGACTTAATCCGTCGAGGTGGAATCCCGATCCACTTGTAGAGGAGATAAGAGAACCGAGAATAATAATGCCGGGCATTGCAAGCATTGGGATTATTCAAAGATTTTTGTTTATGGCGGGGTATATTGAGGAGCAGAGTTTGGCTATAAATGTGAAAGGGAAGGGGGTGGTCCTCATTATTGGATGTGGCCATCAGACTATTGAAAGGATAATTGAAAGAACCAGGATGCTCTTCACAGAGCCGATTTATGCTATTATAGGAGGGCTTCACCTGCCAGTTAATGGCGGAAGGATTATGATTGGCCCCTTGAATCTACAGGGTATTGTCGGTTCAGATCGGACTCCATTTAGGGGAGTAAATGAGAAGGATGTAGCTAGAGCAATAGAGGTAATCAAAAGAGAGGATGTGAGATTAGTCTCCCTCTCTCCACATGACAGCTCTGATTGGAGCATCGATAGGTTCAAAGACGCATTTAAGGAAAGATATATTCACTTAAGGATTGGGGAAGAGATAGGGATATGA